A genome region from Tolypothrix sp. PCC 7712 includes the following:
- the murC gene encoding UDP-N-acetylmuramate--L-alanine ligase, translating to MSNNSVDFSGRPFHFIGIGGIGMSALAYVLAKRQLPVSGSDLRPNHITRKLESIGTHIFSRQEASNLEFFRPLVSSGVGLNSRLESNSSNNTTLPQVICSTAINTTNLEYKAALELGCPILHRSDVLAALIADYHSIAVAGTHGKTTTSSMIGYMLLQAGLDPTILVGGEVNAWEGNARLGESRYLVAEADESDGSLVKHAPAIGVITNIELDHPDHYETLEEVVNIFQEFAQGCQTLIGSIDCATVRDRLKPTITYSLHPDSNADYTVTNIDYRADGTTALVWERGKALGMLNLRLLGRHNLSNALASVAVGRFVGLEFGEIAKGIATFEGARRRFEFRGEVDGITFIDDYAHHPSEIRATLAAARLQARPGQRVVAIFQPHRYSRTLTFLAEFAESFTHADLVVLTDIYSAGEPNLGQVSGEMLAAAIAKQHPQVVYQPTLNAVEEYLLKALRPGDLALFLGAGNLNQTIPDVIATLREPATATS from the coding sequence ATGAGTAATAATTCTGTAGATTTTAGCGGTAGACCATTTCATTTCATTGGGATCGGCGGTATTGGAATGTCTGCTCTGGCATACGTTCTTGCTAAACGTCAATTACCAGTATCAGGTTCAGATTTACGCCCGAACCATATAACAAGAAAATTAGAATCTATCGGCACACATATTTTTAGTAGACAAGAGGCAAGTAATCTCGAATTCTTTCGCCCTCTAGTATCTTCAGGAGTAGGATTAAACTCACGCTTAGAATCAAATAGCAGTAACAACACAACACTGCCGCAAGTAATTTGTTCAACAGCAATTAACACCACTAATTTAGAATACAAAGCAGCACTAGAATTGGGATGCCCAATATTACATCGTTCAGATGTACTAGCTGCTTTAATTGCTGATTACCACAGCATTGCTGTGGCTGGTACCCACGGTAAAACTACAACTAGCAGTATGATTGGCTATATGCTGCTCCAAGCTGGTTTAGATCCAACTATTTTGGTGGGTGGCGAAGTCAATGCTTGGGAAGGCAATGCCAGATTGGGAGAAAGCCGATATTTAGTTGCAGAAGCAGATGAATCCGATGGTTCTTTGGTAAAACACGCTCCAGCAATTGGTGTGATTACTAATATTGAACTAGATCATCCCGACCATTATGAAACATTAGAAGAAGTTGTTAATATCTTCCAAGAGTTTGCTCAAGGATGCCAAACCTTAATAGGTAGCATTGATTGTGCAACAGTGCGCGATCGCCTAAAACCAACCATCACCTACAGCCTACACCCCGATAGCAACGCTGACTATACTGTCACTAACATTGACTATCGTGCTGATGGTACTACTGCCTTAGTTTGGGAACGCGGCAAAGCTTTAGGAATGTTGAATTTGCGACTACTCGGTCGGCACAACCTCAGCAACGCTCTAGCATCTGTAGCTGTCGGTCGATTTGTAGGACTAGAATTTGGGGAAATTGCTAAAGGTATTGCCACCTTTGAAGGCGCAAGACGGCGCTTTGAGTTTCGCGGTGAAGTCGATGGTATTACCTTTATCGATGACTACGCTCATCACCCCAGCGAAATTCGTGCTACTCTCGCAGCGGCCCGCCTGCAAGCAAGACCTGGGCAACGAGTTGTGGCGATTTTTCAACCCCATCGCTATAGTCGCACATTAACATTTTTAGCAGAATTTGCAGAATCCTTTACTCATGCTGATTTGGTAGTGCTAACTGATATTTACAGTGCTGGAGAACCTAATTTAGGGCAAGTCAGCGGTGAAATGTTGGCAGCAGCAATTGCGAAACAGCATCCACAGGTTGTCTATCAACCTACATTGAATGCAGTAGAAGAATATCTACTCAAGGCTTTGCGTCCAGGGGATTTAGCGCTGTTTCTCGGTGCTGGAAACTTAAATCAGACAATTCCTGATGTGATTGCGACACTGCGCGAACCAGCAACAGCCACATCATAA
- the nadD gene encoding nicotinate (nicotinamide) nucleotide adenylyltransferase: MQQLAIFGGTFDPVHWGHLLIAETALHQVPVEQIIWVPSLNPPHKQAVAFQHRLEMLKLATKDNPAFTVSLIEVNTPETSYAINTLIDLAADYPNTHWYWIVGLDTFQTLPRWHRRHELTQMCDWLIAPRLLGGENIAQSELICKQVEHQLRNQSIRIDWQLLHIPLVGVSSSLIRQLIRDRQSIRYLVAEPVRVYIATHNLYTK; this comes from the coding sequence ATGCAGCAACTAGCAATTTTTGGTGGCACATTTGATCCTGTTCATTGGGGACACTTGCTCATAGCCGAAACAGCTTTGCATCAAGTCCCTGTCGAACAGATAATTTGGGTACCGTCACTAAATCCCCCCCATAAACAAGCGGTTGCGTTTCAGCATCGCTTAGAAATGCTCAAGCTAGCTACAAAAGACAACCCAGCTTTTACGGTTTCATTAATTGAAGTAAATACCCCTGAAACATCCTACGCTATCAACACCCTGATCGATTTAGCTGCTGATTATCCTAATACTCACTGGTACTGGATTGTAGGTTTGGATACCTTCCAAACCTTACCCCGTTGGCACCGTAGACATGAACTCACACAAATGTGTGATTGGTTGATTGCACCTAGACTCCTTGGTGGTGAGAATATAGCTCAAAGTGAGTTAATCTGCAAGCAAGTCGAACACCAACTAAGAAATCAGTCAATCCGCATTGACTGGCAACTATTGCATATACCTTTAGTAGGAGTTTCGTCAAGCCTCATTCGCCAATTAATTCGCGATCGCCAATCTATTAGATATTTAGTTGCAGAGCCGGTGCGAGTTTATATCGCGACTCACAACCTTTACACAAAATAA
- a CDS encoding type I glyceraldehyde-3-phosphate dehydrogenase translates to MIRVAINGFGRIGRNFARCWVGRKNSNIDLVAINDTSDPRTNAHLLKYDSMLGKLKDVDISADDNSITVNGKTIKCVSDRNPENLPWRDWGIDLIIEATGVFTSKEGALKHVNAGAKKVLITAPGKNEDGTFVIGVNHHDYDHNKHHIISNASCTTNCLAPIAKVLNEKFGIIKGTMTTTHSYTGDQRLLDASHRDVRRARAAAINIVPTSTGAAKAVALVIPDLKGKLNGVALRVPTPNVSMVDFVVQVEKRTITEEVNQALKDAAEGSLKGILDYSELQLVSSDYQGTDASSIVDASLTLVMGNDLVKVMAWYDNEWGYSQRVLDLAELVAEKWQ, encoded by the coding sequence GTGATTAGAGTCGCAATCAACGGTTTCGGGCGAATTGGGCGCAACTTTGCACGCTGTTGGGTGGGTAGAAAGAATAGCAACATCGACCTTGTGGCTATCAATGACACATCCGACCCGAGAACTAACGCTCACCTGCTGAAGTATGACTCGATGTTAGGAAAGTTAAAGGATGTTGACATTTCAGCGGATGATAACTCTATCACCGTTAACGGTAAAACAATTAAATGTGTATCCGATCGCAATCCAGAAAACTTGCCCTGGAGGGATTGGGGAATTGACCTAATTATCGAAGCAACGGGTGTTTTCACCAGCAAAGAAGGAGCGCTCAAGCATGTCAATGCTGGAGCCAAAAAAGTTTTGATTACTGCTCCCGGCAAAAATGAAGATGGTACCTTTGTGATTGGTGTGAATCATCATGATTATGACCACAACAAACACCACATCATCAGTAATGCTAGCTGTACCACAAATTGCTTGGCTCCGATTGCCAAAGTTTTAAATGAAAAATTTGGCATCATCAAAGGTACGATGACTACCACTCACAGCTACACAGGTGACCAGCGCTTGCTAGACGCTTCTCACCGTGATGTCCGCCGTGCTAGGGCAGCAGCCATCAACATTGTACCAACCTCTACTGGTGCAGCAAAGGCAGTAGCACTAGTGATCCCAGACCTGAAAGGCAAGCTAAATGGTGTTGCCTTACGTGTACCTACCCCAAACGTCTCAATGGTAGATTTCGTAGTTCAGGTTGAGAAGCGTACTATTACTGAAGAAGTTAACCAAGCCCTCAAAGATGCTGCCGAAGGGTCACTCAAAGGGATTTTAGATTACAGTGAACTACAACTAGTTTCGTCTGATTACCAAGGTACTGATGCTTCTTCAATTGTTGATGCTAGCTTGACTCTGGTTATGGGTAATGACTTAGTAAAAGTCATGGCTTGGTACGATAACGAGTGGGGTTACAGCCAACGAGTTCTCGATTTGGCAGAACTAGTAGCTGAAAAATGGCAGTAA